In Phreatobacter oligotrophus, one DNA window encodes the following:
- a CDS encoding glucan biosynthesis protein, with protein MTQTLTRRNLLTVAAAAGLAPLLSGESRAATPLRFGPAAPFSYNALKQMAAARAGRPYVAPPRPNPEVVRRIDYDAHGKLRFDKDNALFGEGPGAYPVTFQHVGQYFPKTVSMHVVQGETAREILYDPRYFTIGPDHPASALPAEPSAFAGLWLQEAKSGPWKTQEPWATWLGASYFRGVGELGQVGLSARGLALAPGQGPGPEEFPDFVAFWIAPAASETDPVTLYALMDSPSLSGAYRFLCRRTNGVVMDIEATLHFRQRVTHLGVAPLTSMYWYSETTSSRTIDWRPEVHDSDGLAIWTGGGERIWRPLNNPPRTMTSSFVDERPRGFGLLQRDREFLHYLDGVKYEKRPSAWVEPQGDWGRGAVQLVELNTDDEIHDNIVAMWVPEVPGEPGQPREFRYRLHWLADEPYPTPLARVVATRLGRGGQPGQPRPQGVRKFLVEFAGGPLTSLPKGTLPRPVLWASRGTFGEYQYTEAVPNDVPGHWRTQFDLKVEGNEPVEMRCYLRVGDQVASESWLYQYHPGA; from the coding sequence ATGACCCAGACCCTCACCCGCCGGAACCTGCTGACCGTCGCTGCCGCCGCTGGCCTCGCCCCGCTCCTGTCCGGGGAAAGCCGCGCCGCGACCCCGCTGCGCTTCGGCCCAGCCGCCCCCTTCTCCTACAACGCCCTGAAGCAGATGGCCGCCGCCCGCGCCGGCCGGCCCTATGTCGCCCCGCCGCGCCCGAACCCCGAGGTCGTCCGCCGCATCGACTACGATGCGCATGGCAAGCTGCGCTTCGACAAGGACAACGCGCTGTTCGGCGAGGGACCCGGCGCCTATCCCGTCACCTTCCAGCATGTCGGGCAGTACTTCCCCAAGACCGTCTCCATGCATGTGGTCCAGGGCGAGACGGCCCGCGAGATCCTCTACGACCCGCGCTACTTCACCATCGGCCCCGACCATCCCGCCTCGGCGCTGCCGGCCGAGCCCTCCGCCTTTGCCGGCCTCTGGCTGCAGGAGGCGAAGTCCGGCCCGTGGAAGACGCAGGAGCCCTGGGCCACCTGGCTCGGCGCGTCCTATTTCCGCGGCGTCGGCGAACTCGGCCAGGTCGGCCTCTCCGCCCGCGGCCTCGCGCTCGCCCCGGGCCAGGGCCCCGGGCCCGAGGAGTTCCCCGACTTCGTCGCCTTCTGGATCGCCCCGGCCGCCAGCGAGACGGATCCCGTCACGCTCTATGCGCTGATGGACTCGCCCTCTCTGTCGGGCGCCTACCGGTTCCTGTGCCGGCGCACCAATGGCGTCGTCATGGACATCGAGGCGACGCTGCATTTCCGCCAGCGGGTCACCCATCTCGGCGTCGCGCCGCTCACCTCCATGTACTGGTACTCGGAGACGACCTCGTCGCGGACCATCGACTGGCGCCCCGAGGTGCATGATTCCGACGGCCTTGCCATCTGGACCGGCGGCGGTGAGCGCATCTGGCGCCCGCTCAACAACCCGCCGCGCACCATGACCTCGAGCTTCGTCGACGAGCGCCCGCGCGGCTTCGGCCTGCTGCAGCGCGACCGCGAGTTCCTGCACTATCTCGACGGCGTGAAATACGAGAAGCGCCCCTCCGCCTGGGTTGAGCCGCAGGGGGACTGGGGCCGCGGCGCGGTGCAGCTTGTCGAGTTGAACACCGACGACGAGATCCACGACAACATCGTCGCCATGTGGGTGCCCGAGGTGCCGGGCGAACCCGGCCAGCCCCGCGAGTTCCGCTACCGCCTGCACTGGCTCGCCGACGAGCCCTACCCGACGCCGCTCGCGCGCGTGGTGGCGACCCGCCTCGGCCGCGGCGGCCAGCCGGGCCAGCCGCGCCCGCAAGGGGTGCGCAAGTTCCTGGTGGAGTTCGCCGGCGGCCCGCTGACCAGCCTGCCCAAGGGCACCCTGCCCCGTCCGGTGCTCTGGGCCTCGCGCGGCACCTTCGGCGAGTACCAGTACACCGAGGCCGTGCCGAACGACGTGCCGGGCCACTGGCGCACCCAGTTCGACCTCAAGGTCGAGGGCAACGAGCCAGTCGAGATGCGCTGCTACCTGCGCGTCGGCGACCAGGTGGCCTCGGAGAGCTGGCTCTACCAGTATCATCCGGGGGCGTGA